The region CGTCGACCGTCACGATGGGCTCCTTGACCACCATCCCGTTGCCGAAGGTGACCACGCGGGCTCCCGGTTCGAGGCGAGTATCGACGACGAACCCGGGAACCAATCGGGTGTGAAGGGCGCCAATGTCACGGATTGCTGCCCACACCAACTCGGGCGTGGCACGTGTCGTGATGTCCTTGTGGATCGATGCCATGTTGTGTCCTCCTGTTGTGTTGAACCAAAAGATTCAAGGTCTGGGCCCGCAGCCATCTGCGCTCACGTGGTGCCCACGGCCTCGATGTTGTTCCCATCCGGATCGAGAGCGAACGCGGAGTCGTAGGTGTCCGCGCGGTCTGCACGAATGCCATGCGCTCCGTTGTCCTGGCCTCCCGATGTCACGCGAGCGGCGTGGACCCGGGTTACTGCGCCTCGCTCGCCGAATAGCGCCACAATGCCGGCTGCCCCTTGGGCTCGAATCCAGCACTCGTCGCGTCTTGGTTGCAGCGCTCGTCGCCCGATGGGGTGAGCACCGCCTGGTCGAGACTGATGCTGCGATTGAGATTCTTCACGCGTAGACCGAAGTGGTCGAACACGACTGCCTCCTGAGGTGCCCCCACTTCTAGGAGGTGTTCGTCATCTCATCTTGGAGAATCTTGCGATCTCCACTGCCTCAAAGTGGCGGAGCGGTACCGGCCCTGAATGGGAGCGCGCCCCTCTGGCTGTTCGACTGGAGGAGTTGCACTTCGAAGGGCTGTGCCTGGTTGCATTGAGCAGGAACACGCCTTAGTACTCTGTCTCAACAACTTAGGCGCGCCATGTCCGAAGACCCGTCACTGCAAGTCCATGTAGACAAACACCAGGAGCCGGCCAGCGAGGCGGAACTCCTGCCCACTCGTGAGTTTCTCGCCGCTGCGCCGGAGCAGGCGAAGGCTCTGCTGGAGAAGGGCCTTCGTGAGCACCCTGGGAATGCGCCCCTGCTTTACAGGTTGGCGCTTCTTCATGAGCGTCAGGGCCACCGTGAAAAGACCCTCGCCGCCTTGCGAGACGCCGTCGCTCGCGAACCGAGCCTGTTGGAGGCGGCAACAACGGACTTCGCGGCGTTCGACCGACTCTTCCTTCACGAGATCGGCTTGGAGGCGGTGCCAGAGGCCATTGGGTGCTTCACTCGACTGAAGACACTGGACCTCGGCCATAATCGCATCAAGGTGCTACCGGAGAGCATCGGCGCGCTGCGCGAGCTTGAGGTCCTCTACGTTCATGAGAATCGCCTGACAAGGCTTCCCGATTCACTCGGTGAACTCACCGCGGTGACATATCTGAATGCTGGCGAGAATCCTCTGGCCCAACTGCCGGATGCCATTGGACGGATGAGCAGTCTCATCGAGCTGCGCCTGCTCCATGCGGGACTCCAGGAGCTGCCCGCCGCCATCGGAAGACTCGCCTCTCTTCGCGAACTGCACCTGCGCGGCAACCACCTGACCGCGCTACCCGCGGCCATCGGTGAATTGCGCGAACTGCGCCACCTCGATCTGCGCGAGAATCGCCTCACCGCTCTTCCAGACGCCATCGCACGACTGCCTCGGCTTCGTTGCCTCGACTTGCGCGCCAATCCGCTCCAGGCCCTGCCACCGGGGCTGACCGAGTTGCCCGCCCTCGAAAAGCTGGACCTGCGCTGGACGGGACTGTCCCCGCCACCAGGCCTCCGCGAGCGCGGCTGCGTGGTGCTGGCCTGATTGAGCAAGCTTGCTGGTAGGGAGAGTTGCATGCTCACGAGCCGCAAGCGCCCGCTGAAGTGGGACCGCGCACTACCGGGTGGCGTGCGGCCTCCACGACCTCAAGCTCTTTTGCGCCGTCGCCACTCACTACGACAAGACGGCGAGCAACGACCTCGCCGTCCTGCGCGCCGCAGCCAGACGGCGCTGGGTGCATGACCACTCTGTCCATGGGACCGGGGCAGGCTCACTTCACCTTGTCCCGGCTTCAGTCCAGTTTGAGGAGATTCAGCGTCGGCAGGGGGCCTCCGGGGAACTGCTGCAGCTTTCCTCCCACCTTCAGGCTGCCGAGATCCACGGTGGCGAAACCCACCTGCCCGAAGAGGTTGTCCTCCGCCCCACGATTTCTTGAGACACCTCTCTGGGGGATAAACGCCCCCGCGAGAGGTGGATGTGAAGAAGCAGCAGAAGCAGGACAGGACGTCGGAGCGTGGACGGTTCTCGGCGAAGCGGAAGAAGGAGGCGGTACTCCGGCTGCTGAAGGGCGAGGAGCTCGACACCTTGTCTCGGGAGCTGGGCGTCACCGCCGCGGTGCTGCGCGAGTGGCGGGAGAAGTTCCTGGCTGGAGCCGAGGCCAATCTCAAGAGCCGCGAGCCGGAGCCAGCGGATGATGAGGTGCGGCGGCTGAAGGCGATGGTGGGCGAGTTGATGATGAAGAACGAGCTCTTGGAAGAGAAGGCGCAGTTGCTGGAGGACAACGCACCGGGTCTTCCCTGGAGGAAGTCGAGAGGATGAGCGCCCAGCTCTCGCCTTCCTGCCGCAAGCCCTATGGCCTGACACGGGTCACCTGCACCCAGACGAGCGCAGAGGGCCAGGCCACCGTCTTCATCGCCGTGGACCACGGCACGTCCGAGTGTGTCGGCATCCACGCCGCCAAGGTGGGGACTCGCTTCGAGGCCCTCGAGCCCATCCGCCAGGGCGTCAAAGCTCGCTTCGGAGCATACGGCCGGGGTGTGGCCACGGGCTTGGCTATCCGCCACGACAACGGCAGCCAGTACACCTCGGAGGCCTTCCAGCGCGAGCTGCGTTTCCTGGGCGCCGACTCCAGTCCGTCCTTCGTCTGCAGCCCCGAAGGCAACGGCTGTACCGAGCGCTTCATCCGGACCCTCAAAGAGCAGCTCCTCTGGGTCCGCTCGTTCGAAACCGTCGAGACACTCCGTCTGGCTCTGCTCGACTGGGCTCGCCAGTACAACGAGCACTGGCTGCTGGAGCGCCACGACTTCCTCTCGCCGACTCAGGCCCGGCGAGAACTCATGCAACGGCAAGCAGCCTGATTGCTACCAATCTGGTGTCTCAACAATCAGGTGCGGTACACGGTGTCGATGGGTCAGCGCGTCGAACCTTCGGCAGCAGCACACGGAAATCTCACGAGATTTCACGTCCCGACTTCCGGCGAAGAGCGAGTAATCGGTCTCCTACTCCGAACCGAAGACCTGCGCGAGATAGTGCTTCGAGAACGCCGTCCAGTCAGGCCTGTCGAAGAATGCTGCCTCGACCCAGTGGTGTATGAAACGCATGGCAAAGCCGCGCTGCAAATAGTCCTCGACGCCCACGGGCAGCGGCCGGATCTCTCCGACTCCGTCGAGTGGCACGAAATGCAGCCGGTCGAGGACCCGGCCCGATTCCATTTCGAGGCAGACCGCGAACTCGCCCTCGCAGTAATCGAAGGGCGCGAGGCGGTCGAGCAACTCACGCGCCTCCGGAAAGGCTACGTACGGGTCGAGTAGTTCCGCTCCACGTCGGCCGTCGATGCCGTCGACGCATGTGGAAACAGGGAGGACGTTTGCCTCTCCCCCAACGATGTCGATCTCGCGGTCGAGGTACTCGATTGCGGCGCCTTGTTGCAAGCGCCATCGGATCTGCATGGAATCAGCCTGCTCGTAGAAGCGCTCGAGTGCCGCGGGCAGTGTCAGAGTCTGTCGTACGCGGGCGAGATCGGCGCCATTGTGGCCATACGACAGCACGCACCGACCAGCTTTCGCCACCGAGGAAGCCGCGAGGGGCGCGATGCAAGCCTGGTATCGGTCCGAGACCGGATTATCGCTCATCGATGGATGATACGCGAGGAGACTCGTTTGTCGAACTGCGCCACCCAACGGCGCCATTCCGTTCACCGCGACGAGCCTGTGACATGCCTTGGGCGTTTCGGACCACCTGATGCTTGAGAGGATGCCGCTCCGGGTACGACGGAGGCAGGCGGTGAAGAAGAGTCGGTTCAGCGAGGAGCAGATGGTCGCGATTCTGCGCGAGGCGGAGCGGACCTCGGTACCGGAGACCGCGAAGAAGCACGGGGTGAGTGAGCCGACGGAGTACGCGTGGCGCAAGCGCTTCGGGGGGGCATGGACGCCAACGACACGAAGCGGCTGAAGCAACTGGAAGCGGAGAATGCCCGGTTGAAGACGCTGCTGGCTGAGCGGGACTTGGACATCGAGGTGCTGAAGGAAATCCAATCAAAAAATGGTGAGCGCCCCTGCGCGAAGGCAGCAGGTGGAGTATGCCCGCGCCATGGGTCTGTCCACCCGGCGAGCATGCAGGCTGCTGCGGGTGGCGCGCTCGGCACTGGGGCACGAGTCCCAGAAGGCACAGCGGGAGAAGCCCGTGGTGAAGCGGATGTGTGAGCTTGCCCTGCCGTACCCGAGGTCCGGCTACCGTCGCATCCGCATCTTCCTGGGGCGCGACGGGCACTCCATGTGTCCAGACAGGGCTTACCGACTCTGGAAGCAGGAGGGGCTGCAGGTGCCGCGCAAGAGGCCCAGGCGGCGCGTGGCGAGCGGCCGCCCCCGTCCGTTGCCGGCAACTGGGCCCAACCAGGTGTGTTCCTATGACGTCGTCTTCGACGGCTGCGCCAACGGGCAACAGCTCAAGTGCCTCACCGTGGTGGACGCGTGGACGAGAGAGTGCCTCGCCATCGATGTCGCGGGAGCCATCCGCTCCGGACGGGTGGTGGAGATGCTGTCGAGGATTGTCAGCGAGCGAGGGGCCCCGCGGCCCATGCGCAGTGACAACGGACCGGAGTTCGTGGCCTCAGCCATCCTGCGGTGGGCCGCGGAAGCTCGCATCGAGCTGGCGCACATCGCACCCGGCAAGCCCTGGCAGAACGGCACCGACGAAAGCTTCAACGGACGCCTTCGTGACGAGTGCCTTAGCATGGAATGGTTTCGCTCCAGGGCGGAGGCGCGGGCCGTCATCGAGGAGTGGCGCCTGCATTACAATCAGGTCCGTCCTCACTCGAGCCTTGGCTACCTCACGCCTCTGGAATTTCGACGGAAGTGCGAAGCAGTGGTGCCCAGCCCATCCCGGACGGAACCTCTCTCGTAATCAGTGGTCCGAAGAATCCAGGCAGGTCATGAGGGCGTCGTCTCTCGCGCGGCGCGCAGTGCCTGGGCGTGCCGGGCCTGGAGGCCTTCCAACGAGAAGGTGGCGTGCAACTGGAGACGACCTTCAAGAAGCGCGGGTCTTCGACGAGCGGGTCCGCCACAAGACGGTGGTCGTCATCGCCCACCGCCTGAGGACTGTGCGCCGCGCCCACCCGATTGTCGTGTTGGACCAGGGGCGTCTGGCCGAGCGCGGCACACACGATGAGTTGCTGCAGCGTGACGGCCTGTACGCCTCGCTCTGGCGGGAGCAGGAGCGCGCCAAGGGCTGGTACCTGGGCACCCGCGAGCGGGGTGTCCGGCCTGTTTCCTCGAAAGAAAACAGGGGTCTCGATTTATAAGAAACAACTCGGACCCCTGGGGCGATAACTCCAACATCAGCAGTTGCCGCCCAACCTGGAGAGGTTCACCCCATGGGTCTCGGAATCCCCAGCTTCAGCGATGTGAAGCGGAAGGTGACGTCCACTGTCAACGGCGTGAAGGACACCGTCGTCGACAAGGCGAAGGACGTGAAGAAGGCTGTCGTGGACACCTCGAGGGACGTCTTCGAGGACGTGAAGCACAACCCCGTCACGGACACGCTCAAGAAGGCCGTGACGGACCCCAAGGACCTGGCCCGCGACGCCCTCCAGGGCGGCCTGCGCGCGGCCTACCTCGGCGCCACCTCGCTGCTGCCCGACGGCGCGACGGACAAGCTGTTGAAGGCGGGCGAGTTCGGCGTGGACGCGCTGGCC is a window of Myxococcaceae bacterium JPH2 DNA encoding:
- a CDS encoding leucine-rich repeat domain-containing protein, with amino-acid sequence MSEDPSLQVHVDKHQEPASEAELLPTREFLAAAPEQAKALLEKGLREHPGNAPLLYRLALLHERQGHREKTLAALRDAVAREPSLLEAATTDFAAFDRLFLHEIGLEAVPEAIGCFTRLKTLDLGHNRIKVLPESIGALRELEVLYVHENRLTRLPDSLGELTAVTYLNAGENPLAQLPDAIGRMSSLIELRLLHAGLQELPAAIGRLASLRELHLRGNHLTALPAAIGELRELRHLDLRENRLTALPDAIARLPRLRCLDLRANPLQALPPGLTELPALEKLDLRWTGLSPPPGLRERGCVVLA